A single window of Nicotiana sylvestris chromosome 5, ASM39365v2, whole genome shotgun sequence DNA harbors:
- the LOC138868857 gene encoding uncharacterized protein: MARKEDAASLSRISKGKPKVAHTVEQSLGDEVLMRPPFDSEEEAPKPDKLKKRKKKADVESLMEKNPKSPRPRATAKVSASASGASPSTGDEDDNDDEYSLDSRVTNVGGPHEGGDVLENFLDGVGEDIDLYAPNAIEEAERLQQQAKKIYDHAISKLRYELIYHKKEAEDLTSGLKELETSSARKEEEMSGLEAARSVRQKNALVEQLREEAVTKDAEALNLRGQNGDSANEEVAAVSSAKSVVEEKASSYKNDATTANEKAREILVKAKQKLTRAIAYARAQARRQALEEVSDKGADLSAEIEEARTLEEISTLSATSDDGSDDDSEGSGGEE; the protein is encoded by the exons ATGGCTCGAAAAGAGGACGCTGCCTCTTTGTCTCGAATATCCAAGGGCAAACCCAAAGTGGCACACACCGTTGAACAGA GCCTTGGCGATGAAGTGCTGATGAGACCGCCTTTCGATAGCGAGGAAGAGGCCCCGAAGCCTGATAAgctcaagaagaggaagaaaaaggcGGATGTTGAATCTCTTATGGAAAAGAATCCAAAATCACCCAGGCCTCGAGCTACTGCCAAGGTCTCGGCTTCAGCTTCTGGAGCAAGTCCCAGTACTGGGGATGAAGACGACAATGATGATGAGTACAGTTTG GACTCAAGGGTCACCAATGTGGGGGGACCTCATGAGGGGGGAGATGTGCTTGAAAACTTCCTTGATGGTGTCGGTGAAGACATTGATCTCTATGCTCCCAATGCTATCGAGGAGGCGGAGAGGCTCCAGCAGCAG GCCAAGAAAATATATGATCACGCTATCTCTAAGCTGCGATATGAGCTTATATACCATAAGAAAGAGGCCGAGGATCTCACCTCGGGACTAAAGGAGTTGGAGACCTCTTCTGCCCGAAAGGAGGAGGAGATGAGTGGGCTCGAGGCTGCAAGGAGT GTCAGGCAAAAAAATGCCCTCGTAGAGCAACTTCGAGAGGAGGCAGTCACCAAGGATGCGGAGGCCCTCAATTTAAGAGGACAAAATGGGGAC AGTGCCAATGAGGAGGTTGCCGCAGTATCGTCAGCTAAGTCTGTGGTAGAAGAAAAGGCGTCGTCGTATAAGAATGATGCCACCACTGCGAATGAGAAAGCTCGAGAGATATTGGTGAAGGCCAAGCAGAAGCTGACTCGAGCCATTGCTTATGCTCGTGCGCAAGCGAGGAGGCAGGCTCTTGAGGAAGTGAGCGATAAGGGCGCCGATCTCTCGGCTGAGATCGAGGAAGCCCGAACCTTGGAGGAAATATCTACTCTATCGGCCACTTCAGACGATGGCTCCGACGATGATTCCGAGGGTAGTGGGGGTGAAGAGTAG
- the LOC104223677 gene encoding probable mannitol dehydrogenase, whose translation MVKAPENEHPQKAFGWAARDTSGILSPFDFSRRQNGDDDVTVRILYCGVCHSDLHCLKNEWGFTKYPIVPGHEIVGLVTAVGTSVHRFKVGDRVGVGVIVGSCHTCDICEQSLENYCPKVMFTYNSTYHDGTRTYGGYSDMIVVHQRFVLQFPENLPSDAGAPLLCAGITVYSPMKYYGMTEPGKHLGVAGLGGLGHVAVKIGKAFGLKVTVISTSPKKEDEAIKKLGADAFVLSSDPTKMKAFVNTMDYIIDTIGAVHPLAPLLSLLKVDGKLVTVGLPEKPLELPIFPLVLGRKLVGGSDIGGMKETQEMLDFCAKHNITADIELIRVEQINTAMERLAKSDVKYRFVIDIANSISCPGRSM comes from the exons ATGGTTAAAGCACCAGAGAACGAACACCCACAAAAAGCTTTTGGGTGGGCTGCTAGGGACACCTCCGGAATTCTGTCGCCGTTCGATTTCTCTCGGAG ACAAAATGGTGATGATGATGTTACTGTCAGGATACTTTACTGTGGCGTATGTCACTCCGACTTGCATTGTTTGAAGAATGAGTGGGGATTCACAAAATACCCTATCGTCCCTGG GCATGAAATTGTTGGTCTAGTGACTGCAGTTGGCACTAGTGTCCATAGATTCAAGGTTGGTGACCGAGTTGGAGTTGGAGTGATTGTAGGCTCCTGTCACACGTGTGATATCTGTGAACAGAGCTTGGAAAACTATTGTCCCAAAGTTATGTTCACCTACAACTCCACATACCATGACGGTACAAGGACATATGGTGGTTACTCCGATATGATAGTTGTTCATCAGCGCTTTGTTCTTCAATTTCCTGAAAACCTACCTTCTGATGCTGGAGCACCTTTATTATGTGCTGGAATCACTGTATACAGCCCAATGAAATACTATGGTATGACCGAGCCAGGCAAGCATTTGGGTGTTGCTGGATTAGGGGGGCTTGGTCATGTTGCTGTGAAGATTGGAAAGGCCTTTGGGTTAAAAGTTACTGTCATCAGCACTTCTCCTAAGAAGGAAGATGAGGCCATCAAGAAGCTTGGTGCGGATGCTTTCGTTTTAAGTAGTGATCCTACAAAAATGAAG GCTTTTGTAAATACTATGGATTACATTATTGACACCATTGGTGCGGTTCATCCATTGGCTCCGTTGCTCAGTTTGCTAAAGGTGGATGGTAAACTTGTCACTGTTGGGTTACCTGAAAAGCCACTGGAGCTTCCGATTTTCCCTTTAGTTTTGG GTAGGAAGCTAGTTGGGGGAAGTGACATTGGAGGCATGAAAGAGACGCAGGAAATGTTAGACTTTTGTGCAAAGCACAACATTACAGCAGATATCGAGCTGATCCGAGTGGAGCAAATCAATACGGCCATGGAACGACTTGCAAAATCTGACGTTAAATACCGGTTTGTGATTGACATTGCAAACTCTATATCATGCCCTGGTCGTTCAATGTAG